TACGAGCGATTCAGCCCGCCACCGGTGGTGGACGGCACGCCCTTCGAGCTGGAACTGGCCCGGTCCCGCGAAGTGCTCTCCGTTCCGGCCAATCGCTCGGCGCTGGAGGTGATGCTGGACCGCGACCCCACCACCGCGTACTCCTGCCGGCAAGGTTTCTGCGGCACCTGTAAGGTGAAAGTGCTTGCCGGACAAGTCGATCACCGTGGCCGCGCCGTAGAAGGCGACAACGATATGCTGGTGTGCGTGTCTCGGTCCGGCGGCGGCCGGATTGTCATCGACGCCTAGATCACCCCGCTTTCGGCCAGGGCGTCCGCGAATTTCGCAAGGTCGGTGGCGAATAGCGCGGGTTGTTCGAAGGCAGCGAAGTGACCGCCACGGCCTTGCACCGAGTAGTGAATCAGGTTGTAGCGCGCCTCGGCCCAGGCCCGCGGCGTCTGCATCAACTCGAAGGGATACACCGCATATCCGGTGGGGACGTCGACACGACCGGTCCATTCGTCCAGGGGGCTGGTGCCCGCGCGTGCCGCTTCGCAGTAGAGGCGCGCGGCCGAGGTCGCGGTGCCGGTGAGCCAGTAGAACATCAGGTTGTCGATGAGCCGGTCGGTGCTGATCGGCATGCCGCCCCGGGTGTCGCACCATGCGTGGAACTTCTCGAGTATCCAACCCGCCAAGCCCAGCGGTGAATCGTCGAGCCCGAAGCCCAATGAATGCGGGCGCGTCGACTGCAGCTGCATATAGGCGGTGCCATCCTTGGCGCGTTCGCCGCTGGCGACGAGGGCAGTGAGTTCGGAGTCGGTGATTTTCGCCAACAGTTCTTGGTCGTTCTGGTCAGGTGGGGCGAACAACATGTTGGTGTGGATCGCTGCGACGCGGTGTGCGTAGTGTTCCCCGAGATGGCGGGTGATAAGAGCGCCCCAGTCGCCACCCTGGGCCACGTAACGTTCGTACCCCAGTTGGGCCATCACGTCGTCGACCACCGCGGCAATACGGGCCACGTCAACTCCGCGTTCGCGGGTGGGTCCGGAGAACCCGTAGCCGGGCATCGATACCGCCACTATGTGAAAGCGCTTCCGCAGCAACGGAAGTGTGTCGAGGAACTCGACGATCGAACCAGGCCAGCCGTGCGTGATCGCCAGCGGAACGGCATGTGGATGGTCGGATTTCGCGTGTAGGAAATGCACCCGCTGGCCGGCCGCCTCGGTCATGAAGGAGCCCGCGGCGTTGACCTCGGCTTCGACGGCTCGCCAGTCATAGTGGTGCAGCCAATGCTCGACGACATCGCGGAGAAACGTCTGCTCGGTGCCGTAGTCCCAACTGGCACCATCGATTTCGGCTGGCCAGCGCGCCGTGCTGAGCCGCTGCCGCAAGTCGTCGAGCTCAGCTTCTGGAACGTCGATCCGGTAGGGCTGGGGTTGTCCGGTGCCTGGTGTCAGGTTCTCGGTCATGCCCCGGCCGATCGACATAGGCGGTAGCCCACGTGTGGCACGCTCACACCGGGCAGTGGCTTCCAGATGAAGGTGCGGCCGTCCACTTCGAACTCCTTCTTCTCGTAGAATTCTCGTGCCTTGCGGTTCTTCTCGGCACACCACAGGACCATGTCGCTGTGCGGATACTGCTCCAGCGCTTTGTTCAGCAGCTCGCCCCCGACGCCGGCACGTTGACTCGTCTCCTTCACATAGAGCGCATCGATCTGAATGTGCTTGGGATTGGCGAGGTCTGGGCCTAAGAGCATCATGCCTTGCAGTTGGCCGCGAGCTTCGGCCAGCCACATCGCCCAACCGCCGCGGTTCAGTGTGGTCGGGTAAGAGGTCTCGACCCAGATCTTGGGCGTGACGATCATGTCCAGCACGTGCGGTGCGACGATGCCGTCCCACGACTGCCGCCACACCGGATAGTGCATCGCTGCCACCCGCGCGTAGTCCTTTGGCTTGGCTTCGCGGATCCGGGTCTCGCTGGATCTCACGTGAGCACCTCCGTCGGCTGCATCTGGCATATCGATCATCCAGCCTAGAGATGCACTCTCGGGCCGGGTATTGGCGTGCCCCGCTCAAGGTCCAGCGCGTTCGTCGTCGTTGTCGCGCAGGAGTCGTTCCGGATGGTGATAGGAGTTCGAGCGCGGTTGGTTGCGATCGAGGTGGGGTGGCGGGGTCCAGGCGGTGCGATTATCGCGCCGTTTGCTGGTTTTCCAGCCGTGGTTGAGCAGTTTGTGGTTGGGCCCGCAGGCCAGTGTCATTCTGTCGACGTCGGTGCGGCCTCCGGCGGCCCACTCGTCGATATGGTGGACCTCGCATTTGTCGGCAGTGACGTCGCAGCCGGGGAACGTGCACCCGCGTTCGGCGGCGAAGAGTGTCAGCCGTTGGTCGGTGGTGGCGATGCGGCGGCTGCGGCCCAGGTAGAGGGGCCGGTTGGAGTGGTCATCGAACACGGCGAGGTAGTGATACGCGTCGCGGCTCATGCGGATGAGGTCGCGCATCGGTAGTTGGACTCCGGACGCGGTGACCCCGTGACCGGCAGCGTCAGTCAGTTCCCGCAGCGTGGTGGAGACGACCACAGTAACGGGCATTCCGTTTTGCTGACCTAGGGCGGGGTTCCCGAGTTGGCTTGTCACGAGCAGATTTAGGGCGTCGTGCTGGCGTTGGCGTGGGGTGCGGGTGTCCGCCGCGGCGGCCTGGTCGGTCGGCTCGGCGTCGACAAATGGGTTGGTGTCGGCGGGATTGGCCATCCCGGGGGCGGCGAATTTGGCCAGCCAAGCGTCGAGCTTGGCGCGTAGTTCCGGGGTGGCTATCAGGGTGCCTTCGCTCATCCCGTCGGCACTTTGCGGCTTCCAGGTGAAGCCGCGCTTGCGAGCACGATCGCTGTCCGAGAACTTACCGTCCGGATTGAGATAGCAGGCCATGCGCTTGGCGACTTTGTCCAGCTGGTCGGGGCGCAACTGGGTCGCCTGGAAAGCCAAAGCTTCCTCGGCGTCTTCGACGACGGCCGGAGGAAGATCTTGGGGCACCCCTTCTACGAATCTCTGGATCACCTTCAGGTGTTCCGGGTCGAGCATGCCGTCGCGCCACTGTCGGGCGGTGGCGGGGAGTTCGGGTGGCAGCTGCTCGCCGGTCATCGTGACACGGGGCGCCAGCTGCGCGGCGTCGCGGATTCGGCGCCGGGCCTCGGCGTAGCTGAGGCGGGACCAGTCGGCGATGACCTGGTGGGGCGCGCCGCCTAGGGCAGAGATCTCCTCCTGGGCCAGAGAGTGGATGATGTCGAGGATGACCACCGCCTGAAGCCGACGGGAGGTTTCCAGCCGTTGATGGGCCCGCAGGCGGATCGTCAGGTCCAGAGTGTCGAAGTTGACTTCGCGAAGCCCCGCGACGGCGGCATCGAGGGCCTCGAAACGGGCCACGACGTCGGCCGGAAGGGCAATCGCACACATGTTCGAATGCTATCAGCCGGATTGACAGGGCCGTAGCGGCACGACAGGCGCGATGTGGATAAACCGCCAACTGTGGATAGCCGGAACGCTCGGTATTGTTCGCCGTCTGCGGCCGGGCGAAGACCGCTGCCAGGACTTACCGACCGGTCCGCGCGTCCTGATCTCGAACAGTAGGCTGCAGACCATGCGGGTAGGAGTGCTGGGGTCCAAGGGCAAGGTTGGCGCGACGATGGTTCAGGCCGTCGAGGCGGCCGACGATCTAACGCTGTCGGCCGAGGTGGACGCAGGCGACCAGCTGAGCCTGCTGACCGAGCGCGACACCGAGGCTGTCATCGACTTCACTCATCCGGATGTCGTAATGGATAACCTGAAGTTTTTGATAGACAACGGGATTCATGCGGTGGTCGGTACCACCGGTTTCACCGCAGAGCGCCTAGAACAGGTCGACTCGTGGCTTGCCGCCAAACCCGGCACCGCAGTGCTCATCGCGCCCAATTTCGCTATCGGAGCCGTCCTGTCCATGCATTTCGCCAAGCAGGCGGCCCCATATTTCGACTCGGTTGAGGTCATCGAATTGCATCACCCGCACAAAGCGGACGCGCCATCGGGAACGGCGACCCGCACCGCGAAGCTGATCGCGGAAGCGCGAAAAGAATTGCCCCCCAACCCCGACGCCACCAGCACCGGCCTCCCGGGGGCACGCGGCGCCGACGTCGACGGCATCCCGGTGCACGCGGTTCGGTTGGCAGGGCTGGTCGCTCACCAGGAAATCCTGTTCGGCACCGAGGGCGAGACGCTGACCATCCGCCATGACAGCCTCGATCGCACGTCATTTGTGCCCGGCGTTCTGCTGGCGGTGCGTCGCATCGCCTCGCGCCCCGGCCTGACCGTTGGCATAGAGTCGCTGCTCGACCTGCAATGACCGAGACCGGGCGCACCATCCGCATCCAACTGCTCATCGCCTTGATGTGTGTCGCGATGCTGGCCTACTTCGTCCTGCTCGGCCGCGCCGCGATGATTATGATCGGTTCGGGCCGGCCCGCCGCTGGGGCGTTAGGGCTTGCGGTACTAGTGATGCCGTTCCTGGGACTGTGGGCGATGGTTGCGACCCTGCGGGCCGGCTTCACATATCAAAAACTGGCCCGGCTGATCGCTGAAGACGAGCTGGAACTCGATATCAGTGCGCTGCCGCGACGAGCGTCCGGACGCATCGAACGCGACGCTGCGGACGCACTATTCGCCACCGTGCGAACCGAACTGGACGAGGACCCGGACAACTGGCGTCGCTGGTACCG
The nucleotide sequence above comes from Mycobacterium vicinigordonae. Encoded proteins:
- a CDS encoding HNH endonuclease signature motif containing protein, with translation MCAIALPADVVARFEALDAAVAGLREVNFDTLDLTIRLRAHQRLETSRRLQAVVILDIIHSLAQEEISALGGAPHQVIADWSRLSYAEARRRIRDAAQLAPRVTMTGEQLPPELPATARQWRDGMLDPEHLKVIQRFVEGVPQDLPPAVVEDAEEALAFQATQLRPDQLDKVAKRMACYLNPDGKFSDSDRARKRGFTWKPQSADGMSEGTLIATPELRAKLDAWLAKFAAPGMANPADTNPFVDAEPTDQAAAADTRTPRQRQHDALNLLVTSQLGNPALGQQNGMPVTVVVSTTLRELTDAAGHGVTASGVQLPMRDLIRMSRDAYHYLAVFDDHSNRPLYLGRSRRIATTDQRLTLFAAERGCTFPGCDVTADKCEVHHIDEWAAGGRTDVDRMTLACGPNHKLLNHGWKTSKRRDNRTAWTPPPHLDRNQPRSNSYHHPERLLRDNDDERAGP
- a CDS encoding N-acetyltransferase family protein yields the protein MRSSETRIREAKPKDYARVAAMHYPVWRQSWDGIVAPHVLDMIVTPKIWVETSYPTTLNRGGWAMWLAEARGQLQGMMLLGPDLANPKHIQIDALYVKETSQRAGVGGELLNKALEQYPHSDMVLWCAEKNRKAREFYEKKEFEVDGRTFIWKPLPGVSVPHVGYRLCRSAGA
- a CDS encoding epoxide hydrolase family protein encodes the protein MSIGRGMTENLTPGTGQPQPYRIDVPEAELDDLRQRLSTARWPAEIDGASWDYGTEQTFLRDVVEHWLHHYDWRAVEAEVNAAGSFMTEAAGQRVHFLHAKSDHPHAVPLAITHGWPGSIVEFLDTLPLLRKRFHIVAVSMPGYGFSGPTRERGVDVARIAAVVDDVMAQLGYERYVAQGGDWGALITRHLGEHYAHRVAAIHTNMLFAPPDQNDQELLAKITDSELTALVASGERAKDGTAYMQLQSTRPHSLGFGLDDSPLGLAGWILEKFHAWCDTRGGMPISTDRLIDNLMFYWLTGTATSAARLYCEAARAGTSPLDEWTGRVDVPTGYAVYPFELMQTPRAWAEARYNLIHYSVQGRGGHFAAFEQPALFATDLAKFADALAESGVI
- the dapB gene encoding 4-hydroxy-tetrahydrodipicolinate reductase — translated: MRVGVLGSKGKVGATMVQAVEAADDLTLSAEVDAGDQLSLLTERDTEAVIDFTHPDVVMDNLKFLIDNGIHAVVGTTGFTAERLEQVDSWLAAKPGTAVLIAPNFAIGAVLSMHFAKQAAPYFDSVEVIELHHPHKADAPSGTATRTAKLIAEARKELPPNPDATSTGLPGARGADVDGIPVHAVRLAGLVAHQEILFGTEGETLTIRHDSLDRTSFVPGVLLAVRRIASRPGLTVGIESLLDLQ